A stretch of Lactiplantibacillus brownii DNA encodes these proteins:
- a CDS encoding aspartate ammonia-lyase, with translation MRIEEDCIGKLPIDEQALYGIHTVRAVRNFPISHEKLDPLIIQSLVQIKKAAAETNHAAGTLATDKQQAIVAACNDLLIGRHADSFIVPAIQGGAGTSANMNVNEVVANLAHRLKPAVKLQPNDDVNQSQSTNDTFPTAGKMALLQQLPGLLGAIGQLVQTLLVQAKAHEDTIKVGRTQLQDAVPTTYGRTFMAYYHLFKRDLARLQTAGDHLTVVNLGGTAIGTGVNATHYYQENILKVLNQNTKLALQSAPDLVDATQNCDGFVEFSGAMKTLAVNLSKFSNDLRLLASGPQSGLDELHLPAKQAGSSIMPGKVNPVIPEVVNQVCFEVIGNDVTVTMAAEAGQLELNAFEPIMLRDLLANERYLQQAMHTLVKNCLRDLTVNKTACAKSVEQSAITATVLTPYLGYVATTKLIKQAVAQHDSVKALLLKKQLLPATLVNQLFSPASLTQPRATKPTAMQSQA, from the coding sequence ATGCGGATTGAAGAGGATTGTATTGGTAAATTGCCCATTGATGAGCAGGCATTGTACGGGATTCACACTGTGCGAGCAGTACGGAACTTTCCCATTAGTCATGAAAAATTAGATCCATTGATCATTCAAAGTTTAGTTCAGATTAAGAAAGCTGCCGCTGAAACCAATCATGCTGCCGGCACCTTAGCAACCGACAAACAACAGGCTATCGTCGCTGCTTGCAACGACCTGTTGATTGGCCGTCACGCTGATAGCTTTATTGTTCCAGCAATTCAAGGTGGTGCGGGCACTTCGGCTAATATGAATGTTAATGAAGTCGTTGCAAACTTAGCTCATCGGCTAAAGCCAGCGGTTAAGTTGCAACCAAACGATGACGTCAACCAGTCACAATCTACTAACGACACTTTTCCAACCGCTGGAAAAATGGCGCTTCTCCAACAATTGCCCGGTTTATTAGGTGCGATCGGTCAATTGGTTCAAACCTTGCTAGTTCAAGCTAAAGCCCATGAAGACACGATTAAAGTCGGTCGGACCCAGTTACAAGATGCCGTTCCAACCACGTATGGCCGGACTTTTATGGCCTACTATCATTTATTCAAACGCGACCTAGCACGCTTGCAAACTGCCGGCGATCATTTAACAGTCGTTAACTTAGGTGGGACCGCAATTGGGACTGGTGTCAACGCGACCCACTATTATCAAGAAAACATTTTGAAAGTTTTGAATCAGAATACTAAGTTAGCCTTGCAATCGGCACCCGATTTGGTCGATGCCACTCAAAACTGCGACGGCTTTGTTGAATTTTCAGGTGCAATGAAAACTTTAGCAGTTAATTTATCGAAATTCAGCAATGATCTGCGGTTATTGGCCAGTGGGCCTCAATCCGGACTCGATGAATTGCATCTGCCCGCCAAACAAGCGGGATCATCAATCATGCCTGGTAAGGTCAACCCAGTGATTCCTGAAGTCGTCAACCAAGTTTGTTTCGAAGTTATTGGTAATGATGTCACGGTCACCATGGCCGCCGAAGCTGGCCAATTAGAGTTGAACGCTTTTGAGCCAATCATGTTGCGAGACCTTTTAGCCAATGAACGTTATTTACAACAAGCGATGCATACGCTCGTTAAAAATTGTTTGCGCGACTTAACCGTTAACAAAACCGCCTGCGCCAAGTCGGTTGAACAATCTGCTATTACCGCGACCGTGTTGACTCCCTATTTGGGCTACGTGGCGACCACAAAGTTGATCAAGCAAGCCGTCGCACAACACGACTCAGTTAAAGCCTTATTACTGAAAAAACAATTATTGCCAGCCACGTTGGTCAATCAGCTCTTTAGCCCAGCTAGTTTGACACAACCACGCGCGACAAAACCAACTGCTATGCAGAGTCAAGCTTAG
- the treR gene encoding trehalose operon repressor produces MNKAALIYDDLMQKIDRDVYKPGTYLPSEHQLCQLYGISRETGRKALAELAENGYIQKIRGKGSIVIEHRQYEFPVSGIVSYKELAEKMNVTTENVVYGFEEHVSLPVQMFTSLGVEMTTAPVTAVKRVRVIDGEPDIIDKDYILTSIVPKLPKAAAEDSLYAYFEDVLGLEIAYATKEITMEPANDEDREQLQLDPGAYVAVVRSVTSLADATPFQFTESRHRADKFRFRDFARRTKK; encoded by the coding sequence GTGAACAAAGCTGCATTAATCTATGATGATTTAATGCAAAAAATTGATCGTGATGTCTATAAGCCAGGCACGTATCTACCAAGCGAGCACCAGTTGTGTCAGTTGTATGGCATTTCGCGCGAAACTGGACGCAAAGCGTTGGCCGAATTAGCCGAGAATGGCTATATTCAAAAAATTCGTGGCAAAGGCTCAATCGTGATTGAACACCGTCAGTACGAATTTCCGGTTTCGGGCATCGTGAGTTACAAAGAATTGGCCGAAAAGATGAATGTGACAACTGAAAACGTGGTCTATGGTTTTGAAGAACATGTCAGTTTGCCTGTTCAGATGTTTACCTCGTTGGGGGTGGAAATGACGACAGCGCCAGTAACCGCCGTGAAACGTGTTCGGGTCATTGATGGCGAACCAGACATTATTGATAAAGATTATATTTTAACGTCAATTGTCCCGAAATTACCAAAAGCGGCGGCGGAAGATTCTTTATATGCCTATTTTGAAGATGTCTTGGGTTTGGAGATTGCTTACGCCACGAAAGAGATCACGATGGAGCCAGCGAACGATGAAGATCGCGAACAGTTACAACTTGATCCAGGGGCCTACGTTGCAGTGGTTCGGAGTGTGACTAGCTTAGCGGATGCGACACCGTTTCAGTTCACAGAATCGCGGCATCGAGCAGACAAATTCCGATTTCGGGATTTTGCCCGCCGAACGAAAAAGTAA
- a CDS encoding glucose PTS transporter subunit IIA: MAKMQAVTIATPVNGEVIPLKAVKDPVFSAGMMGLGFGVQPSDGKIVAPVSGKVTMVAETKHALGFATPDNNLEVLVHLGIDTVELKGKPFDLKVGVGDEVQTGDVIATMDLAAIKAANKQQTVILAVTNSSDKLESLDVHDGTATAGTEVATGRLNANTFNAKRKGKLPKEGKYDQLATDIIKNVGGVENISSLIHCITRLRFYLKDESKANDDVVANLKGVIDVAKAGGQYQVIIGPAVTDVYDAVIKQIGPELSNDAETAKAVAETTAAANRPTTTWGKIKWALSSLIGVITGSMIPVIGLLAASGILKGVLALLTTFKLVSTTDTTYVIINAMGDSVFYFLPIFVGFTAGKKLGADPVIMGIIGGVLTYPALVTMASGKAIGSVLGMSINATFFGLPVHMASYTYSIFPMIAGAWLASKLEPWLKRVIPTVLRMIFVPLFEVIIVSGVIILFLGPIITMISTGLANAIVWIYNLSPSISGLIIGGFYQVLVIFGLHWAVVPIVANDIASTGHSYLNAIISATMVAQGGAVMAIALKSKLANIKELAWPATISAFSGVTEPAMYGINLKYGRAFVTASIGAAVGGFLTGLMRVNMWGFTGSLIGFTSFVNPKGMDFSFWGFWIASIVTVIVSFTLTWMFGFKDEDVNAVKTAPKKRHLGETA; this comes from the coding sequence ATGGCAAAAATGCAAGCGGTCACAATCGCAACACCGGTCAATGGTGAAGTGATTCCACTCAAAGCAGTTAAAGATCCGGTCTTTTCGGCCGGTATGATGGGGCTTGGCTTTGGGGTACAACCAAGCGATGGCAAAATCGTTGCGCCAGTTAGTGGTAAAGTGACGATGGTTGCGGAAACGAAGCATGCGCTTGGTTTTGCAACACCAGATAACAATTTGGAAGTTTTGGTTCATTTAGGCATTGATACGGTTGAATTGAAAGGGAAACCTTTTGACTTAAAAGTCGGTGTGGGTGATGAAGTCCAGACAGGCGATGTGATTGCGACGATGGACTTAGCAGCGATTAAAGCGGCTAACAAACAACAAACCGTCATCTTAGCAGTAACTAATTCCAGCGATAAATTGGAATCCTTGGATGTTCATGATGGCACTGCGACTGCCGGAACTGAAGTGGCGACTGGCCGGTTGAATGCCAACACATTCAATGCAAAACGCAAAGGTAAGTTGCCTAAGGAAGGCAAATACGATCAATTAGCGACGGATATTATAAAAAATGTCGGTGGCGTTGAAAATATTAGCAGTTTGATTCATTGTATTACGCGATTACGTTTTTATTTGAAAGATGAAAGCAAAGCTAATGACGATGTTGTGGCTAACCTAAAAGGGGTCATTGACGTTGCCAAGGCTGGCGGTCAATATCAAGTCATCATTGGGCCGGCTGTAACGGATGTTTATGACGCGGTTATTAAGCAAATTGGTCCAGAACTTTCTAACGATGCAGAAACGGCCAAAGCTGTGGCTGAAACAACTGCGGCAGCTAATCGACCAACGACGACTTGGGGCAAGATTAAATGGGCCCTCAGTAGCTTGATTGGGGTCATCACCGGATCAATGATTCCAGTGATTGGCTTGTTGGCTGCTTCCGGTATCTTAAAAGGGGTCTTAGCGTTATTGACCACTTTCAAGTTGGTCAGCACGACTGATACGACTTATGTCATTATTAATGCGATGGGGGACTCCGTCTTCTACTTCCTACCAATCTTTGTTGGGTTTACTGCCGGCAAGAAACTGGGCGCCGATCCCGTGATCATGGGGATCATTGGTGGGGTCTTAACCTATCCGGCATTGGTTACAATGGCTAGTGGTAAAGCGATTGGGTCAGTTTTAGGCATGAGCATTAACGCGACCTTCTTTGGGTTACCCGTGCACATGGCTTCATACACCTACTCAATTTTCCCAATGATCGCTGGGGCTTGGTTAGCCAGCAAGTTGGAACCATGGCTCAAACGAGTTATTCCAACCGTCTTGCGGATGATTTTTGTGCCATTATTTGAAGTTATTATTGTTTCTGGTGTGATTATCTTATTCCTCGGTCCAATCATTACGATGATCTCGACTGGTTTAGCTAATGCGATCGTTTGGATCTACAACTTGAGTCCATCGATTTCTGGTTTGATTATTGGTGGGTTCTATCAAGTGCTAGTAATCTTCGGGTTGCACTGGGCGGTTGTGCCAATTGTCGCCAACGATATTGCTTCAACGGGTCACAGTTATTTAAATGCCATTATTTCTGCAACGATGGTCGCTCAAGGTGGTGCCGTTATGGCAATCGCTTTGAAGTCAAAATTAGCTAATATCAAAGAATTAGCTTGGCCAGCAACAATTTCAGCGTTCTCTGGTGTGACTGAACCTGCCATGTACGGGATTAACTTGAAGTATGGTCGTGCCTTTGTGACGGCCAGCATCGGGGCTGCCGTGGGTGGTTTCCTAACTGGTTTGATGCGCGTCAACATGTGGGGCTTTACCGGTTCCTTGATTGGATTCACATCCTTCGTTAATCCTAAGGGGATGGACTTCAGTTTCTGGGGCTTCTGGATTGCGTCAATCGTCACGGTCATTGTTTCCTTCACCTTAACTTGGATGTTCGGATTCAAAGATGAAGATGTCAATGCCGTTAAGACAGCACCTAAGAAACGTCATTTGGGTGAAACGGCTTAG
- the lpdD gene encoding prenylated flavin chaperone LpdD: MATFTTTQAGYQMTAVLQVIGRDLLIVVTGGTNPHIGDVTMITATTAAQTVKFPSHDGRFHKDNFISERLAKSLKPYLSGSCTVTAGIHVNQITKAQIAAAAPMTMALSQQIIDWLKANPIEVAQPEYYGPDDAPK, translated from the coding sequence ATGGCGACTTTTACAACGACGCAAGCGGGTTACCAAATGACGGCCGTGTTACAAGTCATTGGCCGTGATTTACTGATTGTCGTTACGGGTGGGACTAATCCACATATTGGAGATGTGACCATGATAACGGCCACCACTGCGGCACAAACAGTCAAGTTTCCGAGTCATGATGGCCGATTTCATAAAGACAATTTTATTTCAGAACGGTTGGCCAAGTCCCTCAAACCTTATTTATCCGGCAGTTGCACGGTTACGGCCGGGATTCACGTCAATCAAATCACTAAAGCACAGATCGCGGCAGCGGCACCGATGACGATGGCATTGAGTCAGCAAATTATTGATTGGCTAAAAGCTAACCCCATTGAAGTGGCACAGCCTGAATATTATGGGCCCGATGACGCACCTAAATAA
- a CDS encoding glycoside hydrolase family 65 protein, translating to MDLWKITATQPTRELASKLTVSNGLVGVKDLTEIPQLQNGPQTDTVVYVNGFYDYEPIQYGEAQFGFPQRNQMMIPLPAPTRFDLWLDDVPVDLEQGQLISQNYTLSMQTGQFTHDLVWEETATGRQLAIKLTRLTSLKTAALLTQQVTVKALNFKTGQLRVISGLHAQATQQSADFDPRLAHYDVAEILANQQVTQVTPTVRGLTFKALQSDQQLSLLTSYDQPGDWVTDGDWTGEFALNAEPISVTKKVWFELGTAEDSEEAETALAADFDTTVAAQTAALTDFWATSDIEITGDDDSQLGIRFSQFGLLQAVGLHQGGRGIAAKGLTGSGYNGHYFWDTEIYEAPFFYWNHPELAKRLLMVRYQQMPHAKAYAQSLGLAGALFPWRTINGEESSAYFPASTAAIHIDADIAYLVIRYYQITHDATFMRDYGQELLVETSRLYLSYGNFDEDKGFVLNTVTGPDEYTALINNNAYTNYMAQFELRYLTDHFSQKDIGRFKVSQREWTSFQKAADEMYFETRGDLIAQDDSFLSKKRIDLARIPKDQFPLLTHFHPLVLYRLQVLKQADLLLAMVLLPEQFTDAQVQTNYDYYEPITTHDSSLSPAIYAIAAARLGKHDGAINFFKRTINTDLQNTQGNTADGLHLAAMGGSWITFAWGMMGLTVDDDTVTLRPYLPTGWTTCRFKLQYRGNIYTIKVTATELAVTGTTGDEVTIDQDQRTISIQANV from the coding sequence ATGGATTTATGGAAAATTACCGCCACGCAACCAACGCGTGAGTTAGCATCCAAGTTGACGGTCAGCAATGGCTTGGTGGGGGTCAAGGATTTAACTGAAATACCACAATTACAGAATGGCCCACAAACAGATACAGTGGTCTATGTAAATGGTTTCTATGATTACGAACCAATTCAATATGGCGAAGCACAATTTGGCTTTCCCCAACGCAATCAGATGATGATCCCACTCCCAGCACCAACCCGGTTTGATCTGTGGCTCGACGATGTCCCCGTAGATTTAGAACAGGGTCAGTTGATTTCACAAAATTATACTTTATCAATGCAAACCGGACAGTTCACACACGACTTAGTCTGGGAAGAAACGGCAACTGGTCGCCAATTAGCCATTAAGTTGACTCGGTTGACTAGTTTAAAAACAGCCGCTTTGTTAACACAACAAGTCACGGTCAAAGCACTTAATTTCAAAACGGGACAGTTGCGAGTGATTTCCGGGTTGCATGCACAAGCAACGCAACAATCCGCAGACTTTGATCCACGGTTAGCCCACTATGATGTCGCCGAGATCCTTGCTAATCAACAAGTGACACAAGTGACGCCAACGGTGCGTGGCTTAACTTTCAAGGCGTTACAAAGTGACCAACAATTGAGTCTACTGACAAGCTATGATCAGCCTGGCGACTGGGTCACTGATGGCGATTGGACGGGTGAGTTTGCGTTAAACGCTGAGCCTATCTCAGTCACGAAAAAAGTTTGGTTTGAACTCGGAACGGCTGAAGACTCTGAGGAAGCTGAAACAGCTTTAGCAGCCGACTTTGACACAACCGTTGCCGCTCAAACGGCCGCATTGACAGACTTTTGGGCCACGAGTGATATCGAAATTACCGGTGATGATGATTCCCAGCTGGGTATTCGTTTTTCACAATTTGGCTTACTGCAAGCGGTTGGACTGCATCAAGGCGGTCGTGGAATTGCCGCCAAAGGATTAACTGGCAGCGGTTATAACGGTCATTATTTCTGGGATACGGAAATTTACGAAGCACCATTCTTCTATTGGAACCATCCGGAATTAGCCAAGCGACTGTTAATGGTTCGTTATCAACAAATGCCACATGCCAAGGCTTACGCGCAGTCGTTAGGTTTAGCGGGTGCTTTATTCCCATGGCGGACGATCAATGGTGAAGAATCCTCAGCTTATTTTCCAGCTAGCACGGCGGCTATTCATATTGACGCCGACATCGCTTATCTGGTCATCCGTTATTACCAAATTACGCATGATGCGACTTTTATGCGTGACTACGGTCAAGAATTATTAGTTGAGACGAGTCGCCTCTATCTGAGTTATGGTAATTTCGACGAGGACAAGGGATTCGTGCTCAATACAGTCACAGGACCGGATGAATATACCGCTTTGATCAATAATAATGCTTATACGAATTATATGGCGCAATTTGAGTTGCGGTATCTAACGGATCATTTCAGTCAAAAAGATATTGGTCGGTTTAAAGTTTCACAACGTGAATGGACCAGTTTCCAAAAAGCCGCGGATGAGATGTATTTTGAGACACGTGGTGACTTGATTGCACAAGATGACAGTTTTTTGTCGAAGAAACGCATTGACCTTGCCAGAATTCCTAAGGATCAGTTCCCACTATTGACACATTTCCATCCATTGGTGCTTTATCGGTTACAAGTCTTAAAACAAGCGGATTTATTGTTGGCAATGGTTTTATTGCCCGAACAATTTACTGATGCGCAAGTTCAGACAAATTATGATTATTATGAACCTATTACGACACATGATTCGTCATTGTCGCCAGCTATCTATGCCATTGCAGCGGCGCGACTTGGCAAACATGATGGCGCCATCAACTTTTTCAAACGAACAATTAATACCGATCTACAAAACACGCAAGGTAATACCGCGGATGGGCTACATTTGGCAGCCATGGGCGGTAGTTGGATTACATTTGCGTGGGGCATGATGGGATTGACGGTTGACGATGATACGGTGACGTTACGGCCGTATTTACCAACGGGTTGGACAACCTGTCGCTTCAAGTTACAGTATCGTGGCAACATCTACACGATTAAGGTGACGGCTACTGAGTTAGCGGTTACCGGCACAACTGGCGATGAAGTCACAATTGATCAGGATCAGCGGACGATCAGCATTCAAGCTAACGTTTAA
- the treC gene encoding alpha,alpha-phosphotrehalase: MKLSQQVIYQIYPKSFYDSDGDGIGDLRGIIEKIPYLQKLNVDMIWFNPFFVSPQNDNGYDIADYYRIDPTFGTMSDFEELVAKLKAIGIGVMLDMVFNHTSTEHVWFQKALAGDRKYQKFYYLRHAKPDGSLPTNWESKFGGPAWSPFGESDLYYLHLYDPTQADLDWHNPAVRAACAEVVNYWRQKGVKGFRFDVINVTGKAAQLVDAPKGVASKTLYTDTPIVQDYLKELNAASFGQDPDSVTVGEMSSTTIKNSIGYTNPDNHELSMVFNFHHLKTDYVDGRKWSRMSFDFPRLKHLLDGWATGMNAGNGWQALFWNNHDQPRALNRFGDPGRYRVKSAEMLATVIHLMRGTPFIYMGEEIGMTDPDYDSMADYVDIEALNAYRALVRSGYSHADAFTIVKTKARDNSRTPMQWDASPKAGFTTGRPWLRPTNQAKINVVQELAHGEIFKYYQQLIKLRKTLPIVADGDYRTWRLDDDQVFGYWRQLGSQQLLVLNNFYATTTTVDLPAEMVTAKVLLSNYDAVKVQPKMVLQPYQSVALLVNKN; this comes from the coding sequence ATGAAATTATCGCAACAAGTGATTTATCAGATTTATCCTAAATCTTTTTACGATAGTGATGGTGATGGCATTGGTGATTTACGCGGGATTATTGAGAAGATTCCGTATTTACAAAAGTTAAATGTCGATATGATTTGGTTTAATCCGTTCTTCGTTTCGCCACAGAATGATAACGGTTACGATATTGCCGATTATTATCGGATTGATCCAACTTTTGGCACGATGAGTGATTTTGAAGAATTGGTGGCCAAGCTAAAAGCCATTGGTATTGGCGTGATGCTAGATATGGTGTTTAATCACACTTCGACCGAGCATGTCTGGTTTCAAAAAGCCCTAGCTGGTGATCGTAAATATCAGAAATTCTATTATTTGCGACATGCTAAACCAGACGGCAGTTTGCCGACCAATTGGGAATCTAAATTTGGCGGCCCAGCGTGGAGCCCATTTGGCGAGTCTGATTTATATTATCTTCATTTATATGATCCGACTCAAGCTGATCTGGATTGGCATAATCCAGCAGTACGCGCAGCTTGTGCCGAGGTCGTCAACTACTGGCGTCAAAAGGGTGTGAAAGGCTTTCGTTTTGATGTGATCAACGTCACTGGGAAAGCGGCTCAGTTGGTCGATGCGCCTAAGGGTGTGGCTAGCAAGACCTTGTATACTGACACGCCAATTGTTCAGGATTATTTAAAAGAGCTCAATGCGGCTAGCTTTGGTCAAGATCCTGATAGTGTGACGGTTGGTGAAATGTCATCGACCACGATTAAGAATAGTATCGGCTACACTAATCCGGATAATCATGAATTGTCGATGGTGTTTAACTTTCATCATTTGAAGACGGATTATGTGGATGGTCGTAAATGGTCGCGGATGTCGTTTGATTTTCCACGTCTCAAGCACTTACTCGATGGTTGGGCAACTGGCATGAATGCTGGCAACGGTTGGCAGGCGTTGTTTTGGAATAATCACGATCAACCACGAGCATTGAATCGTTTCGGTGATCCTGGTCGGTATCGGGTCAAGTCCGCAGAAATGCTAGCCACCGTCATTCATTTGATGCGAGGCACGCCTTTCATCTACATGGGTGAAGAGATTGGGATGACTGATCCGGACTATGATTCTATGGCAGATTACGTGGATATTGAAGCATTAAACGCTTATCGTGCGTTAGTACGGAGCGGTTACAGCCATGCGGATGCCTTTACAATTGTGAAAACGAAGGCACGTGATAATTCGCGGACACCGATGCAATGGGATGCTAGCCCTAAGGCCGGTTTTACCACTGGCCGACCATGGTTACGACCAACGAATCAAGCTAAGATCAATGTGGTCCAGGAGTTGGCTCACGGGGAAATATTCAAGTATTATCAGCAATTAATTAAGTTGCGCAAAACGCTGCCTATCGTGGCAGATGGTGACTATCGTACTTGGCGTTTAGATGACGATCAGGTCTTTGGTTATTGGCGGCAACTTGGTTCACAGCAATTATTAGTTTTAAACAATTTTTACGCGACCACCACTACGGTTGATCTACCAGCCGAAATGGTGACTGCCAAAGTCTTATTATCAAATTATGATGCTGTCAAAGTCCAACCGAAGATGGTGTTACAACCTTATCAATCGGTCGCTTTGTTAGTCAATAAGAATTAG
- a CDS encoding chitosanase, protein MRKWWGWLVGMGILLGCSGGYWYYRLHQTIMTGNLRATTFALVSSAENSTLAYQKQYRYIADIGDGRGYTAGIIGFTSGTGDLLQVVKRYTTLQPNNQLKKYVPALKRVDGTASHRGLGPKFVKAWHHSAKDAKLVQAQNDLLNKQYLRPAIKAAQQDGLSPLGQYIYYDALVVHGPGNDGDSFGGIRRAAKQRARTPAQGGTTKAYLRTFLTVRARVMREESAHHDLSRLIAQWQFVCADKDRLQLPLTWKMYGDTYNLTPAKLIKLKAS, encoded by the coding sequence ATGCGTAAATGGTGGGGCTGGTTAGTTGGAATGGGGATCTTGTTAGGTTGCAGTGGTGGTTATTGGTACTATCGGTTACATCAAACCATTATGACCGGCAATTTGCGTGCAACAACCTTCGCGCTGGTGTCCAGTGCTGAAAATTCAACTTTAGCGTATCAGAAACAATATCGCTATATTGCCGATATTGGCGATGGGCGCGGCTACACTGCGGGTATCATTGGCTTTACATCAGGTACTGGTGATCTTTTACAAGTGGTCAAACGCTATACGACGCTACAGCCCAATAACCAGTTGAAAAAGTATGTCCCAGCTCTAAAGCGCGTTGATGGTACCGCCAGCCATCGGGGATTAGGACCTAAATTTGTCAAGGCTTGGCATCATTCAGCTAAAGATGCCAAGTTGGTCCAAGCTCAAAATGACTTGTTAAACAAACAATATCTGAGACCAGCCATTAAAGCGGCGCAACAGGACGGTTTGTCACCACTTGGCCAATATATTTACTATGATGCACTAGTGGTCCATGGTCCGGGAAATGATGGCGATAGCTTTGGTGGCATTCGGCGTGCTGCCAAGCAACGGGCACGGACACCTGCACAAGGTGGCACGACTAAAGCTTATTTACGCACCTTTTTGACGGTTCGGGCGCGCGTGATGCGTGAAGAAAGTGCGCATCATGATTTGTCACGGTTGATTGCGCAATGGCAATTTGTTTGTGCCGACAAGGATCGACTACAGTTACCATTAACGTGGAAAATGTATGGTGATACGTACAATTTAACCCCGGCAAAGTTGATTAAACTGAAAGCTTCTTAG
- a CDS encoding Rrf2 family transcriptional regulator, with amino-acid sequence MRVSTRFSDSIHLLAFIKIYANARLTSDLIASSIETSPVVVRRLMGKLRHAGLITTTPGTAQPALAKPLSEISLLTVFYAVEGDKALFAVDPKTNPDCIVGGNIQNVLQQYYQDAQTAAEARLAKTSLQDIVDNILVEQAKKDAVN; translated from the coding sequence ATGCGAGTCTCCACTCGTTTTAGTGATTCGATTCATTTACTCGCGTTCATTAAGATTTACGCTAACGCGCGACTGACCAGTGATTTGATTGCAAGTAGTATCGAAACTAGTCCCGTCGTGGTTCGCCGATTGATGGGTAAGTTGCGGCATGCTGGACTGATCACCACGACTCCCGGTACCGCACAACCAGCACTTGCTAAACCGCTGAGTGAAATTTCATTGTTGACTGTTTTTTACGCGGTCGAAGGTGACAAGGCGTTATTTGCTGTTGATCCAAAGACCAATCCAGATTGCATTGTCGGCGGTAACATTCAAAATGTGTTACAGCAATACTATCAGGATGCACAAACTGCCGCGGAAGCCCGGCTGGCTAAGACTAGTTTGCAAGATATCGTTGATAATATCTTGGTAGAACAAGCTAAAAAGGATGCCGTTAACTAA
- a CDS encoding UbiX family flavin prenyltransferase produces MKRIIVGITGASGTIYAVDLLEKLHALPEVEVHLVMSTWAKKNLELETTYTLKQLKDLADYTYAINDQGATIASGSFLNDGMVIVPASMKTVAGIAYGFGDNLISRAADVTIKEQRKLVIVPRETPLSVIHLENLTKLAKLGAQIIPPIPAFYNHPQTIQDLVAHQTMKVLDAFQIPNKNDHRWEGD; encoded by the coding sequence ATGAAGCGAATTATTGTCGGGATTACTGGTGCTTCTGGCACAATTTATGCGGTTGATTTATTAGAAAAACTGCACGCTTTACCAGAAGTAGAAGTCCATTTGGTGATGAGTACCTGGGCCAAGAAAAATTTGGAATTGGAAACAACTTATACGCTCAAGCAACTGAAGGACTTAGCCGATTATACTTATGCGATCAATGACCAGGGGGCAACGATTGCGAGTGGTTCATTTTTAAATGATGGCATGGTGATTGTTCCCGCTAGTATGAAGACTGTGGCCGGCATTGCGTATGGTTTTGGTGATAATTTGATTTCACGGGCGGCGGATGTCACGATTAAGGAACAACGTAAATTGGTGATTGTGCCACGTGAAACGCCGTTAAGTGTGATCCATTTGGAGAATCTAACCAAATTAGCGAAATTAGGCGCTCAAATCATTCCCCCAATTCCAGCATTTTATAACCATCCGCAGACGATTCAAGATTTGGTGGCACATCAAACGATGAAAGTTTTGGATGCGTTCCAGATTCCAAATAAAAATGATCATCGTTGGGAGGGGGACTAG